From the Actinomadura luzonensis genome, the window CCGCGATCCGGACCGGCTCGCGGCCGCCGTCGCCCACCTGCACGCCGTCACCCCGGACGACGACGCCGGCGAGGTGCTCGCCGTCGCCGGCGACGGCGGGGACGAGCGGGTGCTGGCGGAGGCGTTCGACCGGGCGGGGCGCGCCGATCACGTGTTCGTCACCGCGGGCGGCGTCAGCGGCGCGGGCCCGCTGACCGGGCTGCCGGCCGCCGACCTGCGCGAGTCGCTGGACGCCGGCCTCTGGCGGCCCTTCGCGGTCGCCCGCGCCGCGGCGGCCCGGCTGCCCGCGGGCGGCTCGCTCACCTTCAGCTCCGGCATCCTCGTGCTCCGCCCCGCCCCCGGCATGACCGCTCCGCTGTCGGTCGCGGGCGCGGTGGAGACGCTGACCAGGGCGCTGGCCGTGGAGCTCGCGCCCGCGCGGGTGCGGGTCAACGCCGTCCGGTACGGCCGCATCGACACGCCGCTGCTGCGTTCGCTGCCGGGGCTGGGCTCCGACGAGGCGATGGCCGCCGCCGGCTCGGCCGCCCCGCTGGGCCGTTTCGGCACCGCCGAGGAGGCCGCGGCCACGGCCTTGTTCCTCATGGCCAACGCCTACGTCACCGGCCAGGTCATCACCGTCGACGGCGGCGAGACGCTCGCCTGACCGCCCGCGCGAGCCCGGCGGCGGGTCAGGAATCGAGAAGCGCGGGCCGGGGGGCCGGCCTTGGCGTCCTGTGCATGGCTTCCATCGAATTCGCCGTCCTCGGGGTGGCCGACCTCCCGGCGGCCACCCGGTTCCACGCCGACGTCCTGGGCTCGGACCCCAGGATCCGCCTCCAGGCCGCGCACGAGCCGACGTCCGGCTTCCGCGGGTTCACGCTGTCGCTGCTGGCGTCGCAGCCGGCCGACGTCGACGCCCTCGTCGAGGCCGCGCTCGGCGCCGGCGCCGCGACGCTGAAGCCGGTCACGAAGTCGTTGTGGGGCTACGGCGGCGTCGTCCAGGCCCCGGACGGCACGATCTGCACGGTCGCCTGCTCGGCGAAGAAGAACACCGGCCCCGCCACCACGAAGATCGACGACCTGGTGCTGCAGCTCGGGGTGGCGGACGTGGCCGCCGGCAAGCGCTTCTACACCGGACGCGGCCTGGCGGCGACCAAGAGCTACGGCCGCAGGTACGTCGAGTTCGCCGCGCCGTCGAGCCCGCTCAAGCTGTCGCTGTACAAGCGCCGGGCCCTCGCCAAGGTCGCCGGCGTCGCCCCCGACGGCGACGGCTCGCACCGGCTCGTCATCGGCAGCGACGCCGGCCCGTTCACCGACCCGGACGGCTTCGTGTGGGAAGCGACCCCGTCGTCCGGGGACGTGGCCGGCTAACCCGGGCGTGAGGGACCCTCCTCCCGCGCTTCGTCGCGCGATGCCCGCCCGGGGTTCATCGCCGGTTCACCGTGCGCGCCTAACGTCCCAGGAGAACGTCGAGACGGATGGGGACCTGAGGCATGGAGCACGTGACGTTCCTGGTCGTCGTGGTGATCATCACGGCGCTGGCCTTCGACTTCACCAACGGATTCCACGACACGGCCAACGCGATGGCCACCTCGATCGCCACCGGCGCGCTGCGTCCCAAGGTGGCGGTGGCGATCTCGGCCGTGCTCAACCTGGTGGGCGCCTTCCTGTCGGTGGAGGTGGCCAAGACCATCTCCGGCGGGATCGTGGACGACCACCTGGTGACGCCGGCGATGGTGTTCGCCGGGCTGATCGGCGCGATCCTGTGGAACCTGCTCACCTGGCTGCTGGGCCTGCCGTCCAGCTCGTCGCACGCGCTGTTCGGCGGGCTGATCGGCGCGGTGTGGGTGGGCGCCGGGGTGCAGGGCGTGCACTTCGGCACGGTGCTGCAGAAGATCGTCATCCCGGCGCTGGCCTCGCCGCTGATCGCCGGCTTCGTCGCGATGACCGCGACCTACCTGGCGTACACGATCACGGCCCGGGCCCGGCACGAGTCCGTGACCGGCACGTTCCGCCTCGGGCAGATCGCCTCGGCCTCGCTGGTGTCGCTCGCGCACGGCACCAACGACGCGCAGAAGACCATGGGCGTCATCACCCTGACGCTCATCTCGACCGGCGCGCTCGCCTCCGGCTCCGCGCCGCCGCTCTGGGTGATCGCCGCCGCCGGCCTGGCCATCGCGCTCGGCACGTACCTGGGCGGCTGGCGGATCATCCGGACCATGGGCAAGGGCCTGACCGAGATCGAGTCGCCGCAGGGCTTCGCGGCCGAGGCGAGCGCCACCACCGTCATCCTGGCCTCCTCGCACCTGGGCTTCGCGCTGTCGACCACGCAGGTCGTCTCCGGCGCGATCCTCGGCACCGGGCTGGGACGGCGGCTGGCGCGGGTGCGCTGGAGCGTGGCCGGCCGGATGGCGCTGGCCTGGCTGCTGACGCTGCCCGCCGCGGCCGCCGTCGGCGCGGTCGCCGCGGCCGTGGCCACCACCGGCACGCTCGGCGTCACCGTGGCGGCCGTCGTGGCGCTCGCCGCCGCGGCCGCCCTGTACGCCGCCGCCCGCCGCGACCCGGTGCACGCGGGCAACGTCAACGAGGTGCCCGCCGAGCCGCAGCCCGCCGCGGCCTGACCTGGTCGGCGCGGACGAAGGAGGATGTGATGGACGTCAAGTGGTCCGCTCTCGGCCAGGTCCTCGTGGTCAGCCTGGCGGTGAGCGTCGTGGTGGTGGTCGTCTTCTCGCTCGGCGTGACGGCGCTCTCGGCCCGCCGGACCGTACGGGAGACGGGCTCCGGCGGCGCCGGCGCCCTGGCCGCGGCGACGCTCTGCTTCGCCGCCTGCGCGGCGGTGGTGCTCTACGGGATCTACCTGATCGTGCCGCAGTTCCACTGACCCCCAGGGCGGGCGGCCGCTTGCGCGCGGTGCCGGGGCGGTCAGCGGGCGGCGAAGTCCTGGGTCCAGTAGATCTGGCCCTGGGCGTCCTTGGCGGCGCCCACCCCGATGTGCGTGTACGCGCAGTTCATGATGTTCTGCCGGTGCCCGGCGCTCCGCATCCATCCCTTGACCACCTCGGCCGCCGTCCGCTGGCCCATGGCGATGTTCTCGGCCCAGGCCGAGCCGGTGAAGCCGGTCGCGCGGATGCGGTCGACCAGGTCGCGGCCGTCCTGCGAGTCGTGCTCGAAGTAGTCGTTCTTCGCCATGTCGGCCGAGTGCCCGAAGGCGGCCCTGCGCAGCCGGGCGTCGTGGGTGAGCGGGCGGCAGCCGCCCTTGGCGCGTTCGGCGTTGGTCAGCCGGACGACCTCGTTCTCCACCGAGGTGCCGACGGCGGGGCTGGGCCGCTCCGCGGAGGCGGCGGGCGAAGGCGTGGAGGCCGGGGTGGGCTTCGGGGTGGGGGTGGGGGCCGGGCAGGTGAGGCGGACGGCCTTGGAGGTGACGGTCCGGCCCAGGTAGTCGGTGGCGACCGCGTAGTAGGTGCCCGGTTTGCAGGGCAGCCGCAGGCCGATGCGGTCGTCGCGGGTGGCGCCGCTCTTGACGACCGGGTCGTTCCCCGGGACGGCGCGCTTGACGCGGAGGCGCAGCAGCGCCGGGCGGACGCACTCCCGGCGGGCCGCCGACGCCTCGATCACGAGCGCGGCGACGTCCGGGACGGTCACGCTGACGCGGCACCCGTCCGGTTCGGCGGCTTTCCCGGCCGGGGACGCGGACGCCGTGACCGCGGGGGTGGTCCCGGCGGTCACGGCGGGCTGATGGGTGGCTTGGCCGGCGGGCGGGCGGGCGGCTTCGCCGGCGGACGAGTTGCAGGCGGCGGCACCGGCGAGGCCGGCGACGGCGGCGAGCACCCCGAGGGGTCTACGCATGGGGGTTCCTCCAGTGGCGGGAGACGCACGCAGCTCCGCATTGTGCCACAAACTGGACATATCGCCCCTACGTTCTCACCAACCGGCACCGGCCGCCCGCAACACGCGGAGGTCAGTGGACCGGGCCCGCCCCGGGCTCGCCGGTGCTCTGCGCCCGCGCCGGCAGGAGCAGCGCCATGCCGACCACCGCCACGGACAACACCGCGCCGATGATGAACGCCAGCCGCATGCCGTCGAGGCCGGCGACCACCCCGGTGGCGCCCTCCGCCCGCGCGGCGTCGGCCCCCGCGCTCATCACGGTGATCACCAGCGCCGTGCCGAAGGCCGCGGCGACCTGCTGCAACGTGCTCAGGATCGAGCTGCCGTGGGAGTAGAGCCGCGGCGGCACCGCGCCGAGCCCGAGGGTGAACACCGGCGTGAAGGTGGCGGCCAGGCTGATCATCAGCAGCGCGTGCAGGCCGAGCACCTGCCAGTACGGCATGCTCACCGAGACCTGGGTGAAGCCGGCGAGCGCGATCATGATGCCGACCGCGCCGGGGATGACCAGCACCCGCCCGCCGAAGCGGTCGAACAGCCGGCCGACGGTCGGGCCGAGCAGCCCCATCGCCAGCCCGCCCGGCATCACCAGCAGCCCGGTCTCCAGCGCGCTCAGCCCGCGGATGCTCTGCAGGTAGAGCGGCAGCAGGATCATCGAGCCCATCATCGCCATGAACGCCACCGACATGAGGATCAGCGCGACCGTGTAGGTGCGGTGCCGCAGGGTGCGCAGGTCGAGCAGCGGCACGCCGCGCTTCTGCAGGCGGAGCTGGCGGACCACGAAGACCGCGATGGCGGCCAGCCCGCCGCCGGCGATCGCCGCGGCCTCCAGGGGGTCGCCGCCCTCGAACCGGCTGAGCCCGAAGACCAGGCCGCCGAAGCCGGCCGCGGCGGTCAGCACGCTGAACCAGTCGATGCTCGACATCTCGGTCTGGCCGACGTTGCGCAGCCGCTTCAGGCCGCCCCAGGCGATCAGCCCGGCGATCGGCAGCACCACGGCGAACAGCAGGCGCCAGGACCCGAACTGCAGGATCACCCCCGACACCGCCGGGCCCATCGCGGGCGCGACCGAGATGGCGAGGCTCACGTTGCCCATCACCCGGCCGCGGTCCTCCTCGGGCACCACCTGCATCAGCGTGGTCATCAGCAGCGGCATCATCACGGCCGTGCCGGACGCCTGCACGATGCGGGCGCCCAGCAGCACCTCGAACGTCGGCGCGACGATGGCCAGCGCCGTGCCGAGCAGGAACAGCCCCATCGCGGTCGCGTACGCGGCGCGGGTGGTGACCCGCTGCAGGAACCACCCGGTGACCGGGATCACCGCGGCCATGGTGAGCATGAAGGCGGTGGAGAGCCACTGCGCGGTCTGCTCGGTGATGTGCAGGGCGTCCATCAGCCGCGGGATCGCGTTGATCATGATGGTCTCGTTGAGGATGACCACGAACGTGGCCAGCACCAGCAGCCGGATCACGGCCGGCGTGCGGCCCGCGGCCGGGGCGGCGGCGGACTTGGCGGGCGGGTCGAGCTGTGAAGTAGGCACGGCACCTCGTTCGGGGTCGTCGGTCAAGACACGCTCACGACCGGGGCCCTGGCCTTCGGTCGCCGTCAGCGAAGCAGAAGTTGTCGTCATGTACAGAATGACCGGCGGCACCGACAAAACTCATCGGCAGCGGGGAAGGACGTGCCCGCGAGGTGGCCGCCGGCATCCGGTCGGCCGCGCTGTGCCGCGAGCGCCCGGCCGGCGTCGTGCGCAGGAGCAGCCCGCCGGCGGGTCACGCCGTGGGCCGGTCAGCGGGACGGCCCGGCGGCGCACAGGCGCAGCGCGCTCTCCCGGCACAGGGCCGCGGCCTCGTCGGCGGTGAGCCGGCCGGCGGCGACCTCGGCCGCGGCGGCGTGCTGGAGCCCGATGACGGCGGCGGTGAGCCAGGCGGCGGGCGGCGCCGGGTCGAAGGCGCCCGCCTGCTGGCCGCGCCGGACCAGCCGTTCGAGACGCGGGGGCACGACGTCGTGGGGGTCGTTGTCGGCGGGCCTCGGGACCCAGGTGGCGGTCGGGTCGAGCAGCAGCGGGTAGCGGCGGAGGAAGCGCCAGCCGGCGTCGAGGAAGGCCGCGAGCGCGTCGGCGGGCGGCGCGGTGTCGAGCCCCGCCTCGTCGAGCAGGGCGCCGTAGTCGGCGGCGGCGGCCTCGACGAGGGCGGCGAGGAGGGCGTCGCGTGAGGGGAAGTGCGCGTAGACGGTCTGGCGGGTGACGCCGGCCGCGGTGGCGATCTCCTCCATGCTGGCGTCGATCCGCTCGCCGAGCACGACGCGGGCCGCGTTCAGGATCGCGTCGATGCTGCGGCGGGCGTCGGAGCGGCGGCGGCGGGCGGGCGCGGGACCGAGCGTGTCAACCATCACCTGGATGCTATCCGCCCCCACCGTCCCCCCGTCGGCCCATCGGCCCGGCCCGCTCTGCGAGCCGGGGCGCGCCATGATCCTCCGGTGACACGCCGGAGGCGGTGAGGCACACTACAAGGCATGCGGACCCCTGCCGTGACGCTGTTATCGGTCCTGGCTCTGGTCGCGGCGGTGGCGTGCGCGCCCGCCGCGGCGCCGCCCCCGAAGCCCTCCCCCACACCCCGGCAGGGCGTCCTGCGGCAGACGCCGGACGACATCGGCCGCACCGCGGCCAGCATGCGCAAGCTGGACGACCTGCCGCTGTACGAGATGACCTACCACGGCGGCTACGACGCCGAGGCGCCGCTCACCGACGCCGAGCTGAACAGGAAGGGCGACGGCTGGGCGTGCTCGCTGTTCCACCGCCCCGGCGAGTTCGGCCGCAACTTCGACTGGCTGCCCAACCCGGCGATGGTCGTGCACAACCGCCCGCCGGACGGCTACGCCTCGATCTCCCTGGCCGACGTCTCCTACCTGTTCCCGCCCCGGGTCCGGCCGAAGCTGACCATCGCGCAGGACCGGCGGCGGCTGGCGCACGCGGTGCTGACGCCGTTCGACGGCATGAACGAGAAGGGCCTCGCCGTCGGCCTGGCCCAGGCCCCGGACGCGCGGCTGCCCGCGCCCACGCCCGGGCGCACGACGGTGAGCGGGGTGCGGATCATCCGGCTGATGCTGGACCGGGCCGCGTCCGTGCCCGAGGCGATCGAGCTGATGCGCCGCTACGACCTGGACTTCACCGGCGGCCCGCAGCTCCACTACCTGATCGCGGACCGGGCGGGCCGGTCGGCGGTCGTCGAGTACGCGGGCGGCCGCATGAACGTCATCGACGACCGTTACCTCACCAACATCACCATGACCGGCGCCGACCGGGCCGCCAAGCTGGCCGACCGCCGTTACCGGCTGCTCGCCGAGGGCGGCGGCACGGAGGCGATGAAGCTGCTGCGCAAGGTCGCCCAGCCGCACACCCAGTGGTCGATCGTGTACGACCTGGACGACGGCACCGCCGAGCTCGTCACGGGGCAGCGGTGGAACCGGGTGCGGAACCTGCGGATCGCGACGGCGAACTGAGCGGCCTGCGATCAACGGTGACGATGCCGTTCCTTTTCTTTCTCCCGGGTAATGGCGGGACCGGCGCGCGCGCACGCATTGTTCAACTCATTTCCCGGTGAATACGCCGGGCTTTCGCGTGCGTCCGGCGGGCGGCGGCTGAGCGGCCGCTCAACTCCCCACGTCAGGCCGGAGTTTCTGGATGGGTTCGAGGGCGAATTAGGGTGCCCGGACAAACGGCCGGACCGATACTTGAAAGTTTCACCGGCACTCGACAGAGAGAGTGACAATCGGGTCAGAGTATGAGTTGACGTGCAGCGGGCGCCGTCTGGCCCGACTTCCGGGCCCTGTCCGGCCGCCGGGCCGGCGGGGCGGATCCCCGAGAATTCCGGCCATCCGAATCCCCTTTACGGTCACTCTGCCGATGGCGCGGCACCTTGGTATCGGTTGCGCAGTCGAGCAAGAGTCAGGCATCCGGTAAGCGCCATTGACTCCTTCCGGCAACATCGATATAAGGTTCATATCGTTCAAGAGCGCGAGATCACGCGCTAAGTCGAGACAGTTCCGCAGCTCCCATTTCGATGTTGTTTCGAGGCATTGTCGAGGAGCGCCGTAACATGGCGATTGACGTCCTCCGTATTCAGCGACGAAACCCCCGGACTCCCGGCAAGGGAGGTGCTGGGCGATCAGTGGCCGGTTAGCAGCGGCGGCGCGGGATCCCCATCCCCTGGATCCAGGCCCCGTCCGCACGATGTTCTGCCTGCCGTACGCCGGAGGAGGCGCCAGCGCCTACACCGGGCTTCTCCGCCGGCTCACCGATCTCATCGACCTCACCGTCGTCCCGCTCCAGCTCCCCGGCCGCGAGAACCGCATCGCCGAGCCGCCGGCCTTCACGGTCGCCGGGATCGCCGACGAGATCGCGCCCGCCACCGGCGAGCCGTACGCCCTGTACGGCCACAGCATGGGCGCCCGGCTGGCCTTCGAGGTGGCCCGCGAGCTGCGCCGGCGCGGCCTGCGCCCGCCGTCGCGGCTCTACGTCGGCGGCGCGCACCCGCCGGACCGCCGGGTCCCGCTGGCCGCCGCCGTCGAGCTGCCCGACGACGCCTTCATCGACCAGCTCGTCCGCAGGTCGGGCGCGCTGCCCGAGCTCAAGCACCTGCCGGAGCTGCGGGAGCTGATGCTGCCGGTGCTGCGCTCCGACTTCACCTGGATCAGGAACTACGCCTACGCCCCCGAGCCGCCGCTCGGCTGCCCCGTCGTGGCCTTCGGCGGGCTGGACGACGGGGAGGTCGGCGCGGCCGAGCTGCTCGGCTGGGCCCGGCACACGGCCGCCGGCTTCCGCCTGCGCACGCTGCGCGGCGGTCACCTGTTCGTCAAGGACAGCCCCGGCGAGCTGGCCGCGCTCATCGCCGCCGACCTCACCGCCGGGCACGCGCCGCCCGGGCCGGACGAGCTGCACCTGTGGCTGGGCGGGCCGGACGGGCACGAGGCGGTGCTGCGCCGCCACGCGGGCCGCGCCGTGGCCGGGGCCGTCCACGCCGGCGGCCTGACCCTGGTCGCCGCGACCGGCCAGGACGCGCCGCGCCCTCCAGGGGCGTCCGGGGAGCACGGGCCGGGGATCGGGGTGGCCCTGCTGCGCGCCCTGGGACCCGGCCGAGGCGGCGCGGGCGCGGCGGGCGGGCGGCGGGGCGGCGGGGCGGGCGGCGGGTGGCCGGCCGAGCTGAGCGACGACGAGCGGGAGCAGATCGAGGACGCCGCCGAGGAGGACCGGCCGTGGCTGGCCCTCCACGCGGTCGCCGCGAAACGGGCGCTGCTGGCCGCCTGCGGCGAGGACGCCGACCCGGCCGCGGCCGGCTTCCCCGACCTCGCCGACCCGGGCCCCTGGCGGGCCCGCTGCGGGCCGGGCCTGGAACGCCTGGCCCGGTGGCAGGTCGTGCGCCTGCCCCTGCACACCGCGCGGGGAGAAGTGCTGGCCGCGGTCGCCGTACCGCCCGGCAGGGCGCTGCTGAGCCTGGACATGCCCGCCGTACCGGCCGCATGACGGCGGGACGAGGGCGGGGAGACGAGGAC encodes:
- a CDS encoding glyoxalase — encoded protein: MASIEFAVLGVADLPAATRFHADVLGSDPRIRLQAAHEPTSGFRGFTLSLLASQPADVDALVEAALGAGAATLKPVTKSLWGYGGVVQAPDGTICTVACSAKKNTGPATTKIDDLVLQLGVADVAAGKRFYTGRGLAATKSYGRRYVEFAAPSSPLKLSLYKRRALAKVAGVAPDGDGSHRLVIGSDAGPFTDPDGFVWEATPSSGDVAG
- a CDS encoding CAP domain-containing protein — protein: MRRPLGVLAAVAGLAGAAACNSSAGEAARPPAGQATHQPAVTAGTTPAVTASASPAGKAAEPDGCRVSVTVPDVAALVIEASAARRECVRPALLRLRVKRAVPGNDPVVKSGATRDDRIGLRLPCKPGTYYAVATDYLGRTVTSKAVRLTCPAPTPTPKPTPASTPSPAASAERPSPAVGTSVENEVVRLTNAERAKGGCRPLTHDARLRRAAFGHSADMAKNDYFEHDSQDGRDLVDRIRATGFTGSAWAENIAMGQRTAAEVVKGWMRSAGHRQNIMNCAYTHIGVGAAKDAQGQIYWTQDFAAR
- a CDS encoding thioesterase domain-containing protein — its product is MFCLPYAGGGASAYTGLLRRLTDLIDLTVVPLQLPGRENRIAEPPAFTVAGIADEIAPATGEPYALYGHSMGARLAFEVARELRRRGLRPPSRLYVGGAHPPDRRVPLAAAVELPDDAFIDQLVRRSGALPELKHLPELRELMLPVLRSDFTWIRNYAYAPEPPLGCPVVAFGGLDDGEVGAAELLGWARHTAAGFRLRTLRGGHLFVKDSPGELAALIAADLTAGHAPPGPDELHLWLGGPDGHEAVLRRHAGRAVAGAVHAGGLTLVAATGQDAPRPPGASGEHGPGIGVALLRALGPGRGGAGAAGGRRGGGAGGGWPAELSDDEREQIEDAAEEDRPWLALHAVAAKRALLAACGEDADPAAAGFPDLADPGPWRARCGPGLERLARWQVVRLPLHTARGEVLAAVAVPPGRALLSLDMPAVPAA
- a CDS encoding MDR family MFS transporter, translated to MPTSQLDPPAKSAAAPAAGRTPAVIRLLVLATFVVILNETIMINAIPRLMDALHITEQTAQWLSTAFMLTMAAVIPVTGWFLQRVTTRAAYATAMGLFLLGTALAIVAPTFEVLLGARIVQASGTAVMMPLLMTTLMQVVPEEDRGRVMGNVSLAISVAPAMGPAVSGVILQFGSWRLLFAVVLPIAGLIAWGGLKRLRNVGQTEMSSIDWFSVLTAAAGFGGLVFGLSRFEGGDPLEAAAIAGGGLAAIAVFVVRQLRLQKRGVPLLDLRTLRHRTYTVALILMSVAFMAMMGSMILLPLYLQSIRGLSALETGLLVMPGGLAMGLLGPTVGRLFDRFGGRVLVIPGAVGIMIALAGFTQVSVSMPYWQVLGLHALLMISLAATFTPVFTLGLGAVPPRLYSHGSSILSTLQQVAAAFGTALVITVMSAGADAARAEGATGVVAGLDGMRLAFIIGAVLSVAVVGMALLLPARAQSTGEPGAGPVH
- a CDS encoding SDR family oxidoreductase gives rise to the protein MDAVAPPVPARSPLPAALAGSTVLLVGGSSGIGLAAGALLRSVGARVVLVGRDPDRLAAAVAHLHAVTPDDDAGEVLAVAGDGGDERVLAEAFDRAGRADHVFVTAGGVSGAGPLTGLPAADLRESLDAGLWRPFAVARAAAARLPAGGSLTFSSGILVLRPAPGMTAPLSVAGAVETLTRALAVELAPARVRVNAVRYGRIDTPLLRSLPGLGSDEAMAAAGSAAPLGRFGTAEEAAATALFLMANAYVTGQVITVDGGETLA
- a CDS encoding inorganic phosphate transporter, translating into MEHVTFLVVVVIITALAFDFTNGFHDTANAMATSIATGALRPKVAVAISAVLNLVGAFLSVEVAKTISGGIVDDHLVTPAMVFAGLIGAILWNLLTWLLGLPSSSSHALFGGLIGAVWVGAGVQGVHFGTVLQKIVIPALASPLIAGFVAMTATYLAYTITARARHESVTGTFRLGQIASASLVSLAHGTNDAQKTMGVITLTLISTGALASGSAPPLWVIAAAGLAIALGTYLGGWRIIRTMGKGLTEIESPQGFAAEASATTVILASSHLGFALSTTQVVSGAILGTGLGRRLARVRWSVAGRMALAWLLTLPAAAAVGAVAAAVATTGTLGVTVAAVVALAAAAALYAAARRDPVHAGNVNEVPAEPQPAAA
- a CDS encoding TetR/AcrR family transcriptional regulator, with protein sequence MVDTLGPAPARRRRSDARRSIDAILNAARVVLGERIDASMEEIATAAGVTRQTVYAHFPSRDALLAALVEAAAADYGALLDEAGLDTAPPADALAAFLDAGWRFLRRYPLLLDPTATWVPRPADNDPHDVVPPRLERLVRRGQQAGAFDPAPPAAWLTAAVIGLQHAAAAEVAAGRLTADEAAALCRESALRLCAAGPSR
- a CDS encoding linear amide C-N hydrolase is translated as MRTPAVTLLSVLALVAAVACAPAAAPPPKPSPTPRQGVLRQTPDDIGRTAASMRKLDDLPLYEMTYHGGYDAEAPLTDAELNRKGDGWACSLFHRPGEFGRNFDWLPNPAMVVHNRPPDGYASISLADVSYLFPPRVRPKLTIAQDRRRLAHAVLTPFDGMNEKGLAVGLAQAPDARLPAPTPGRTTVSGVRIIRLMLDRAASVPEAIELMRRYDLDFTGGPQLHYLIADRAGRSAVVEYAGGRMNVIDDRYLTNITMTGADRAAKLADRRYRLLAEGGGTEAMKLLRKVAQPHTQWSIVYDLDDGTAELVTGQRWNRVRNLRIATAN